A window of the Zeugodacus cucurbitae isolate PBARC_wt_2022May chromosome 4, idZeuCucr1.2, whole genome shotgun sequence genome harbors these coding sequences:
- the LOC105215361 gene encoding cell death protein Grim, with the protein MAIAYFIPDQIKLLAASSDNNSHNNSHNNTNSGGGGGNTNSTATASPQPAAPPTAHSPSGGHPHGTHQHNLSNNNFRANITIPLSAYSATAAQTDTGCWDLLTQIFCHALRFCHQSERHPTVIQISLEISQSDAMGATTVHVGAAAVPVEQQQQQTLAPTTTVLPPSAATHNMATRNVTAASVARPSASNAEAVAPIVGSRNLEPGTHKPAARRH; encoded by the coding sequence ATGGCCATCGCTTACTTTATACCCGACCAAATCAAGTTGCTGGCGGCTAGCAGCGACAACAACAGTCACAACAACAGTCACAACAACACGAACAGCGGCGGAGGCGGCGGCAACACAAACTCAACCGCAACCGCCTCACCACAACCAGCAGCGCCGCCAACAGCGCACAGTCCGAGTGGTGGACACCCGCATGGCACACATCAACACAACCTCAGCAATAACAATTTTCGCGCCAATATCACTATACCGCTGAGTGCCTACAGTGCCACCGCTGCGCAAACGGATACTGGTTGTTGGGATTTGCTGACGCAAATCTTCTGTCATGCTTTGCGTTTCTGCCATCAATCCGAGCGGCATCCGACGGTAATACAAATTTCGCTGGAAATCAGTCAAAGCGATGCGATGGGCGCTACAACGGTGCATGTGGGCGCAGCGGCGGTGCCAGtggagcagcagcaacagcaaacatTAGCTCCGACTACGACAGTGCTGCCACCAAGTGCGGCAACACACAATATGGCAACTCGTAATGTGACTGCTGCCAGCGTGGCACGACCGTCGGCTTCTAATGCCGAGGCAGTGGCGCCAATTGTGGGTAGCAGAAATCTGGAGCCTGGCACGCATAAGCCGGCGGCTAGGAGGCATTAA